DNA sequence from the Methylomonas albis genome:
CAGGAAAAAATCGGCATCGCCCACCAGGACATCGAAATTTGTATCTATGAAAGTTCCGCCTGCAATTGGGGATTCCGCGGCATGCACGGCGACGAAGTGGTCTTGAATTACAAAATCAATGTCTAGCGGCATCAGCATTTAAACGGCAAGCATCAATGTATATCCCCAAACATTTCGACGAACCCAGAATCGAGGTTATGCAAGCCTTGATGCGCGACTATCCGCTGACGACCTTGGTTACCTTGTCCGCCAGCGGCCTGAACGCCAACCACATTCCGCTGCATTGGGTGGAGGAGGACGGTTCGTCTTACGGCGGCTTGCGGGGCCACATCGCCCGCTCGAATCCGCTATGGACGGACTTTGATCCGCAAACCGAAGTACTGGCGGTGTTTCAAGCCGAAAATGCTTACATCTCGCCGTCCTGGTATGCGAGCAAACCGCAAACCGGCAAGGTGGTGCCCACCTGGAACTACGCCGCCGTGCATGCTTACGGCAAGCTACGGATTATCGACGACCCGGCCTGGATTCGCCGGCAATTGCAGGCCATGACGGATGAGTTCGAAGCCGGTTTCCCAGAACCTTGGTCGGTAGCGGACGCGCCGGCTGATTTTACCGAACGCTTGCTCACGCAGATTGTCGGTATCGAAATTAGCGTAACTCGGCTGCAAGGCAAGTGGAAAGTTAGCCAAAACCAGCCGCCGGAAAACCGCAGCTGCGTGATCGAAGCGTTGCGCGAATCGGGCCAGCAGGCTATGGCCGATTTGGTGGCTGATGCTGCTAAACACTAACGCCAACTATTGATGGAGGCCGTCATGAAGCCATTTTCCGTTCGCCAAGCCACGCTGTCCGACCTGGATGCACTCGTTCCGTTATTCGACGCTTACCGCCGGTTTTACGGTAAATCTAGCGATCCGCATGCGGCGAAATCGTTTTTGCGGGATCGATTCGAACACGGCGAATCGGTATTGTTCCTGGCCGAGCAGGACAATAGAGCCACCGGCTTTGTTCAGCTTTACCCCAGCTTTTCGTCCGTCTCGCTGGCTCGAACCTACATTCTCAACGATCTATTTGTCGATGCCGGATTTCGTAGACAAGGTATTGCCGGTCGGCTCATGGCTGCGGCAGTCGAATATGCAGCCGCCTTAGGGGCAGTCCGCCTGAGCTTGTCGACGGCAGTAATCAACACCGAGGCACAGGCACTTTATCGAAGAACCGGTTGGACGCGTGACGAACAGTTTTATGTCTATCATTTGCCGATACCGGCCATTGAACCTTTAAACGACTAAGTCGGGAATGGTTTATATGATGGATTTGGTTTGAATCGGGAAATTTTTATCGTGGTCAGTTGCTGGCAAGGTCCCTTCAACGATTCATTGATGCGGACTGGTACAGAATTAGCCGGGATGCTGGTTAATGTTGTTCCTTACACTTATTAGGTAGGAGAAGAGTTCTATGAAACATCACATCATCACCGCAACGATTTTAGTGTTGGCTGTGGCGTGTTATCTGGCCGGTTATTCCGGTATCGGTAACGCCGCTTTCATCGTTGGTGCAGGCTTCGAGACGTGGTTTTGGATTCGGCTGTTGATCAAACGTCCGTCCGCTTAAAGCTGCTTCATGTTGGACGCTGATTGACAGACGGATAGTTGACCGGTCGGCACCAGCTGAAGTGCCTCTTACTAATTGCTAAAACAGAGCCCCGATGCATCACTCAAACGAAACCTTAAGCCAGGAACTGGTGGCGATGGCAAAAAACGACCTGTCGGTACGCGAGGCGTTGGTCGCCGATGGCTCGCTGGGCCGAGCTCTCTACCATCCGCGCATGGAAGCCGTACATATCGGTAATGCCGCTCGTCTTGCGGACATTATCGAAGAATATGGTTGGCCCGGAAACCATCTTGTCGGCGAGGAGGGGGCGTGGGCCGCTTGGTTGATCGCGCAACATGCCATCGGCAATCCGCCATTGATGCGGCATTGCCTGACTTTGCTGAAGCAAGCCGCCGCCAGCAACGACGTGATGCCTTGGCAAGCGGCGTTTCTGGAAGACCGTATTCGCATGTACGAAGGAAAGCCGCAAATTTACGGAACCCAATTTCAACCGAGTCAAAACGGGCAACTCGAACCTTATCCGATTGAGCATCCGGAATCCGTCAACGATAGACGGCTTGCGGTCGGCTTGAATACCCTCGAGGAACGAACCGCCGACTTAACCGCGCAAAGCGCTCGCGAGAATATGCCGACACCGCCCGATTTGGATCAGCAATATCAAACATGGCTTTATTCCGTGGGCTGGAGGATCGCAAGTTGAAACCCAGCAACCGGCTTGGGCATTGTTCGCATGGCATGAACCATCCAACTTTTCGGCGGTGTTTACGCTACTGTTTTTTCGGCTCGGCCATCGTCAGTCTCACCGCACTTGCGGGAGCCGTTTACCAAACCGGAACAACCGTAGCCGACCTGGCCGCATTCCCACCGCCAGGGCAGATGATTGCGGTCAACGGCTTGAATCTCCATCTTTACTGCCTGGGTTCCGGTTCGCCAACGTTGATTCTCGAAGCGGGCCTAGGCGAAAACGTGTTGAGCTGGTATCCGGTTCACGCCAAGCTTGCCCAGACTATGCGCGTTTGCGCCTACGACCGCCCAGGCCTGGGCTGGAGCGACCCCGTCGACGCCGCCATCCAGCCGGAAGAAGTGGCTGAAAACCTGAAGGCCTTATTGCACAACGGCGGCATTGCGCCACCGTTTGTGCTGATCGGCCATTCGCGGGGCGGAATTTACGTGCGTGCTTTCTATCACCGGTTTCCCGAGCAGACGCAAGGTATCGTCCTCGTGGATTCGACGCATGAACAAAGCCCCATGCATCAGTATCCCTACGCCGTCTGGGATTATCGGAAACAAGCCCTGCAAATTGCAATTGCGGAACCGTTGTCGCGGCTTGGTATCGTCAGGCTGCTGGGCATCGTAGACGCTGACCGCAGGCCATCTCCGCTACCGGCTGAAATCCTGGCCGCGAAAACCGCAATACAAAACCGCACCGATACCGCTCATGCGGTGGTCAATGAAATTGCCGTGATGCGCCAAGGGCTCGATCCAGCGACTCCGCCGCCAGGCAGTTTAAGCAATCTCCCGTTATTGGTTCTAACCGCCGGCAACCTGGTGAATTTGGCTATAGTCGCGCGCGAAGCGGTGAGATCGGGCAAAGATGTCGAAACGGAAAAGGCGCTTGCCGAAATTCAACAGGCCGAACAAGATGACTTGGCCCGACTGTCCAGCCATTCGCGGCATATCATCGTCAGCAACAGCGGCCATTTCATCATGCAGGATCGAGCCGATGAATTTGTCGGCGTGGTGCGCGAATTCGTGAAAGCGTTCAATTTGACATCGGGTAGCAACCGCCAACACCATTCTTCCGCCGGGCTTATACCGACCGGCAAAATAGATGGTTAACAAACCAAGGAGAGCTATCGCTCATGTTCGAACTCTACATCGCCAATAAAAATTACTCGTCATGGTCGCTACGGCCCTGGATACTGATGCGCGAACTCGGCATTCCGTTTATCGAAAAGCTCGTCCCGTTTGCCGGAACGAATCAAGCCAACGCCTTCCGCCATTTTTCGCCAACCGGAAAAGTGCCCTGTCTGATCGACGGCGAAACCGTCGTTTGGGATTCGTTGGCCATTACAGAATACTTGGCGGAGCGAAGCCCGGCGGTTTGGCCGGCCGATGCAATGGCTCGTACCTGGGCACGTTGCGCGGTTGCAGAAATGCACTCCGGGTTTCAGGCGTTGCGGGAGTGTTGCACCATGAATTGCGGATTACGGATTCGCTTGGCATCGCCTTCGCAGGCCTTGGCAAAGGATCTGACGCGGCTGAATGAATTATGGCAAGAGGGCCTAACTCGCTTTGGAGGACCCTACCTGGCCGGGCCGGTGTTTACCGCCGTGGACGCTTTCTTCGCGCCCGTCGCGTTTCGCGTCCAAACCTACGGCTTGGAAATGGATCCGCCTGCGCGCTCGTATGTCGACCATTTGCTATCCTTGCCGGCCATGCGTGACTGGTATGCCTCGGCACTCAACGAGACATGGCGCGACGAAGAGCATGACCAGATGGCCCGAAACGCCGGAACTTGGCTGAACGACTTTCGCGTCGTTGGTCAATAACTTCGGCTGCACGAATTTAGCAAGTTCTTGAAAGACGCGAATCGGCCCAGCCGAAGGCATTAGAACCATCCCAAAAAACCAACAGGCAAGACGACATGATCAAAAAAGTAGGCAACACCATCATCAACGCCAAACACAGCGCCACCTGCCATTGCGGTGCGGTGGAACTCGAACTCGATCTTCCCGACGGCATCGTCGATCCGCGCCGTTGCGATTGTTCGTTATGTCGGCGCAAAGGCGCAATTATGGCGTCGGTGCCGCTTTCGGGATTAAAGGTCGTTAAAGGTCAAGAGTTCTTGAAGCTTTACCAATTCAACACCATGAGCGCCAAGCATTATTTTTGCTCGATTTGCGGAATTTATACCCACCACCAACGCCGATCCGCGCCTAGCTTGTACGGTTACAACGTCGCCTGCCTGGAAGGTGTTAATCCCTTTGAACTGGGGGAAGTGCGAACCGGTGATGGTATAAATCATCCTGCTGATAGGCAGAGATAATTAAGTCTTATCGCCATGGCGTTTGAAAATGCTGAAAGCAAGGCCGTCGTAAGTCGGCTAAAAGGTTATTGTTGTTCGTTAAGCGTAATACGGAGGAGAACTAGGATATGAAACACATCATCACCACAACAATTTTAGTGTTAGCCGTGGCGTGTTATCTGGGCGGCTATTCTGGCGTCGGCAACATTGGATTTGCGATTGGTGCAAGCTTGGAGACTTGGATTTGGATTCGGATTCTTATCAAGCGGCCTTCCGCCAAATCGGATTCATCGTCGACGATTTGATAATGGTCTTTCGTCTCGTTTTTTGGAAGGGTATCGTTACCCTTTTGATCAATCATTGCAACCAGACAAGACGTCGGTTGCCAAATCGCTGAAAAGCCAAGGAGTAGAAATGCCAAGTGTGCTGATTGAAGTCCGTCGCCAATATACGCCAGCGCAAGGAATTGCCCTGATGGAAGCCGTGCACATGGCTTTACGCGAAGCGTTCAAAATTGTCCCGGGTGATAAGAATGTTCGACTTATTGTGCATGAACCGCATCGCTTCGCCTATCCGCCTGCGAGAGAGCAAGCGGATTTTTATACCCATATCAGCATAGACGCCTTTGCAGGCCGCTCGCTTGATGCCAAGCGAAATCTGTACAAAGCCATAGTGACCAATCTCGAGCCATTTGGCATACCTCCTGATCATGTGAAGATTTTGCTGAGAGAAATCCCCACAGAGAATTGGGGTATTCGAGGCGGGCTAGCGGGTTGCGATGTTGATCTGGGTTTTAAAGTTGACGTGTAACAAATCCTCAACGCCGATCCAAACCTCAGCGAATTACTTCAACGTGTTACGTATACAGGCGACTTTCGCTATTGAATAACCCCATTGAAGCTGAAAACGTTTATCATGTATTCGACTGGCTTTGGTGTTCCGCACAGCTGTCAGAGAGCGACATAGCCACACTGCCGGCGATTGGCATAGAGGCAGTGATCAACTTGGCGCCGCCAACGGCCAGCAACGCATTGCCAGGCGAAGCCGAATTGGTTGCGAACCAAGGCATCACTTATATTCAAATTCCCGTGGCGTGGGAACACCCCAGGCTTAGCCAGCTGGAACAATTCTTTGCTGTCCTCAAGGCATTTAAACGACATAAGGTCTGGGTGCATTGCGCAAAAAATAAACGGGCGTCCGCTTTTATTTATCTCTATCGCCGGTTGTGCCTGGCGGAAGAGGAGGGGGCTGCATCTTATCCGATGAGCGAAATCTGGACGCCGAATCCCGTCTGGCAAGCATTCATTGACCAGGCTATTCAACACATTAAAGGGCCATCGGCGCATGATTAAAATTTGGGGAAGACGCAGCGCGTACAATGTGCAAAAGGTGTTATGGACTATTGGTGAGCTAGGTTTGGCATATCAACATATCGATGCCGGCGGCAGCGCGGGCGGTCTCGATCAGCCCGATTTTCTGGCGATGAATCCGCATGGCCGTATTCCGGTATTGGTCGATGGTGACCTGACAGTCTGGGAGTCCAACAGCATTGTCCGCTATTTGTGCGCCAATTACAGTCGCGGTAATTTGTGGGCCGAAGCGCCGGCAAAACGCTCGTTGGCGGAGCGCTGGATGGACTGGGAGCTGGCAACACTGCAGCCCGATTTTCTGGATTTGTTTTGGGGATTTTACCGGACCCCGGAAGCACTGCGGGATCAGAAGAAAATTCAGCATGCCTCGTTGCGCTGCCAAAAACATTTTGCCCTCTTGGATACGCATCTTGCCGAACAGGCTTTCGTGGCGGGCGATGCGTTCAGTATGGGCGATATTCCCGTCGCCACCTCGCTTTATCGATATTTTGAAATGGGGATTCCGACGCCGGAAATTCCGAATGTTCGCAGATGGTACTCTACTCTGTGCGAACGTAAAGCTTTCCGCGAGCATATCATGACGTCGTTCGATGAGCTGTATGCTCGGCAAACGTTTTAATGACGCTGGCAAGTAGAGAAAAAATGATTTTGGAAATTGCAATACTCAACGTCATCGCCGGACGGGAGTTGGAGTTTGAGGCCAGCTTTCGTCA
Encoded proteins:
- a CDS encoding FMN-binding negative transcriptional regulator, whose translation is MYIPKHFDEPRIEVMQALMRDYPLTTLVTLSASGLNANHIPLHWVEEDGSSYGGLRGHIARSNPLWTDFDPQTEVLAVFQAENAYISPSWYASKPQTGKVVPTWNYAAVHAYGKLRIIDDPAWIRRQLQAMTDEFEAGFPEPWSVADAPADFTERLLTQIVGIEISVTRLQGKWKVSQNQPPENRSCVIEALRESGQQAMADLVADAAKH
- a CDS encoding GNAT family N-acetyltransferase, whose product is MKPFSVRQATLSDLDALVPLFDAYRRFYGKSSDPHAAKSFLRDRFEHGESVLFLAEQDNRATGFVQLYPSFSSVSLARTYILNDLFVDAGFRRQGIAGRLMAAAVEYAAALGAVRLSLSTAVINTEAQALYRRTGWTRDEQFYVYHLPIPAIEPLND
- a CDS encoding DUF6624 domain-containing protein, with the protein product MHHSNETLSQELVAMAKNDLSVREALVADGSLGRALYHPRMEAVHIGNAARLADIIEEYGWPGNHLVGEEGAWAAWLIAQHAIGNPPLMRHCLTLLKQAAASNDVMPWQAAFLEDRIRMYEGKPQIYGTQFQPSQNGQLEPYPIEHPESVNDRRLAVGLNTLEERTADLTAQSARENMPTPPDLDQQYQTWLYSVGWRIAS
- a CDS encoding alpha/beta fold hydrolase; the protein is MALFRGLEDRKLKPSNRLGHCSHGMNHPTFRRCLRYCFFGSAIVSLTALAGAVYQTGTTVADLAAFPPPGQMIAVNGLNLHLYCLGSGSPTLILEAGLGENVLSWYPVHAKLAQTMRVCAYDRPGLGWSDPVDAAIQPEEVAENLKALLHNGGIAPPFVLIGHSRGGIYVRAFYHRFPEQTQGIVLVDSTHEQSPMHQYPYAVWDYRKQALQIAIAEPLSRLGIVRLLGIVDADRRPSPLPAEILAAKTAIQNRTDTAHAVVNEIAVMRQGLDPATPPPGSLSNLPLLVLTAGNLVNLAIVAREAVRSGKDVETEKALAEIQQAEQDDLARLSSHSRHIIVSNSGHFIMQDRADEFVGVVREFVKAFNLTSGSNRQHHSSAGLIPTGKIDG
- a CDS encoding glutathione S-transferase family protein, with the translated sequence MFELYIANKNYSSWSLRPWILMRELGIPFIEKLVPFAGTNQANAFRHFSPTGKVPCLIDGETVVWDSLAITEYLAERSPAVWPADAMARTWARCAVAEMHSGFQALRECCTMNCGLRIRLASPSQALAKDLTRLNELWQEGLTRFGGPYLAGPVFTAVDAFFAPVAFRVQTYGLEMDPPARSYVDHLLSLPAMRDWYASALNETWRDEEHDQMARNAGTWLNDFRVVGQ
- a CDS encoding GFA family protein encodes the protein MIKKVGNTIINAKHSATCHCGAVELELDLPDGIVDPRRCDCSLCRRKGAIMASVPLSGLKVVKGQEFLKLYQFNTMSAKHYFCSICGIYTHHQRRSAPSLYGYNVACLEGVNPFELGEVRTGDGINHPADRQR
- a CDS encoding tautomerase family protein — translated: MQPDKTSVAKSLKSQGVEMPSVLIEVRRQYTPAQGIALMEAVHMALREAFKIVPGDKNVRLIVHEPHRFAYPPAREQADFYTHISIDAFAGRSLDAKRNLYKAIVTNLEPFGIPPDHVKILLREIPTENWGIRGGLAGCDVDLGFKVDV
- a CDS encoding protein tyrosine phosphatase family protein — translated: MNNPIEAENVYHVFDWLWCSAQLSESDIATLPAIGIEAVINLAPPTASNALPGEAELVANQGITYIQIPVAWEHPRLSQLEQFFAVLKAFKRHKVWVHCAKNKRASAFIYLYRRLCLAEEEGAASYPMSEIWTPNPVWQAFIDQAIQHIKGPSAHD
- a CDS encoding glutathione S-transferase family protein, yielding MIKIWGRRSAYNVQKVLWTIGELGLAYQHIDAGGSAGGLDQPDFLAMNPHGRIPVLVDGDLTVWESNSIVRYLCANYSRGNLWAEAPAKRSLAERWMDWELATLQPDFLDLFWGFYRTPEALRDQKKIQHASLRCQKHFALLDTHLAEQAFVAGDAFSMGDIPVATSLYRYFEMGIPTPEIPNVRRWYSTLCERKAFREHIMTSFDELYARQTF